From Microcystis aeruginosa NIES-2549, a single genomic window includes:
- the aroH gene encoding chorismate mutase produces the protein MTIVQWKVRAIRGATTVTVNTIEAIREAVTELLEAIEIHNSLDPDDIVSVIFTATQDLDVIFPAAIARERPHWQNVPLLDVQQMQVAGSLDKCIRVILHVNTLKLQGEMQHVYLRGAKNLRPDWQISPVTINR, from the coding sequence ATGACAATCGTGCAGTGGAAGGTTCGAGCCATTCGGGGAGCGACGACAGTAACGGTTAATACTATTGAAGCTATACGAGAAGCAGTAACAGAACTCCTCGAAGCGATCGAAATTCACAATAGTCTCGACCCCGATGATATTGTTAGTGTTATCTTTACGGCAACTCAGGATTTAGACGTGATTTTCCCCGCTGCTATCGCTCGCGAACGTCCCCATTGGCAAAATGTCCCCCTCCTCGATGTGCAACAGATGCAGGTCGCTGGTAGTCTGGACAAGTGTATTCGCGTAATTCTCCACGTTAATACTCTCAAACTACAAGGGGAAATGCAGCACGTCTATCTCCGGGGGGCGAAAAATCTTCGCCCCGATTGGCAGATTTCTCCAGTAACTATTAATCGCTAA
- a CDS encoding phasin family protein codes for MANLGDLVKKAVYLGVGIATYAAEKAEVNLQELRNQAQKLADEMIARGEINAEEARKYVDELVKQAQQQTVEGNESNIPHEPRRIEIIEDEEDTKAANPKVDELRQQVERLQEELRKLQRD; via the coding sequence ATGGCCAACTTAGGTGATTTAGTCAAAAAAGCAGTTTATTTGGGTGTAGGCATTGCTACTTATGCCGCCGAAAAAGCTGAAGTAAATTTACAAGAATTAAGAAATCAAGCCCAAAAATTAGCCGATGAGATGATTGCTCGCGGCGAAATAAACGCGGAAGAAGCGCGCAAATACGTTGATGAGTTGGTGAAACAGGCACAACAGCAAACGGTAGAAGGTAACGAATCTAATATTCCCCATGAACCCCGACGGATAGAAATCATTGAAGATGAGGAAGACACCAAGGCAGCCAATCCAAAAGTAGATGAATTGCGGCAACAGGTGGAACGTCTTCAGGAAGAATTACGGAAACTGCAACGGGATTAA
- a CDS encoding alpha/beta fold hydrolase gives MALQSPLTATSLEQLSWTWQGHTIPYTVRGEGQPLVLIHGFGASIGHWRKNIPVLAENGYQVYALDLLGFGGADKPALDYSLNLWQQQIQDFWREKIAKPTVFVGNSIGGLITLMLMAESPEITAGGVIINCAGGLNHRPEELNFPLRLIMAAFTGLVSSPVTGKFIFEQVRQKNRIRNTLKQVYRDHTAITEELVEILYQPSCDAGAWGVFASVLTAPPGPSPQELLPPIDRPLLVLWGEDDPWTPIAGSVIYQERAKMGDNTQFYPIAKAGHCPHDEHPEKVNQLILSWLSEMGI, from the coding sequence ATGGCACTACAATCGCCCCTCACTGCCACTAGCTTAGAGCAATTGTCTTGGACATGGCAAGGTCACACCATCCCCTACACCGTGCGGGGAGAAGGACAACCCCTAGTATTAATTCACGGTTTTGGGGCATCTATCGGTCATTGGCGCAAAAATATCCCCGTTTTAGCGGAAAATGGCTATCAAGTCTATGCCCTAGATCTCTTGGGATTTGGGGGTGCGGATAAGCCCGCTTTAGATTATAGTCTCAACCTTTGGCAGCAGCAAATACAAGACTTTTGGCGGGAAAAAATCGCAAAACCGACCGTATTTGTCGGTAATTCCATCGGGGGACTGATTACCTTAATGCTGATGGCAGAATCTCCCGAAATCACTGCCGGAGGCGTAATTATTAACTGTGCCGGAGGATTAAACCATCGTCCCGAAGAATTAAATTTCCCTTTGCGTTTAATCATGGCTGCCTTTACCGGTTTAGTTAGTTCCCCCGTGACAGGAAAGTTTATTTTTGAACAGGTAAGACAGAAAAATCGCATCCGGAACACCTTAAAACAAGTTTATCGGGATCATACCGCGATTACCGAGGAATTAGTCGAAATTCTCTATCAACCCTCCTGTGATGCGGGTGCGTGGGGAGTGTTTGCATCGGTGTTGACAGCACCCCCCGGACCTTCTCCCCAGGAATTATTACCGCCAATCGATCGCCCTTTATTGGTACTCTGGGGAGAGGATGACCCTTGGACACCGATCGCCGGTTCGGTAATTTACCAAGAAAGAGCTAAAATGGGAGATAATACCCAATTTTATCCGATTGCCAAAGCTGGTCACTGTCCCCACGATGAACATCCCGAAAAAGTTAATCAATTAATTTTGAGTTGGCTGTCGGAAATGGGGATTTAG
- a CDS encoding cobalamin biosynthesis protein yields MTGASPAFHSPADSSGAKVQCHGRLLWLGIGCIRGTEKAVIDRAIRAVFQRYHLSLAAIAGIATLDIKADERGLIAYCQEKGLPLKTFTAQELRDIKVPNPSAIVKKKGGTPSVAEAAALKMGEILLVSKQIEAKSVTVAVSLAARE; encoded by the coding sequence ATGACTGGCGCTTCCCCTGCTTTCCACTCACCCGCCGATTCTTCCGGGGCAAAAGTGCAATGCCATGGACGATTATTATGGCTAGGCATAGGTTGCATCCGTGGCACGGAGAAAGCGGTCATAGATAGGGCAATTAGGGCTGTTTTTCAGCGTTATCACCTCTCTTTAGCCGCTATTGCTGGTATCGCCACCCTTGACATCAAAGCTGATGAACGGGGTTTAATTGCCTACTGTCAGGAGAAAGGATTGCCCCTAAAAACTTTTACTGCCCAGGAGTTGAGAGATATTAAGGTCCCCAATCCCTCAGCTATTGTCAAGAAGAAAGGGGGAACCCCTAGCGTCGCTGAGGCTGCCGCTTTAAAAATGGGCGAGATTTTGCTAGTTAGCAAGCAAATAGAAGCCAAATCGGTGACGGTGGCGGTTTCTTTGGCAGCAAGGGAATAG
- a CDS encoding retron system putative HNH endonuclease: MKYIRKRQEPPEFKNWKEQANSDWQPDFRNLAGKPKEILIKALMTEQGEICCYCENRLIDGKWHIEHFKPQSDPSVDPLDYANLLCSCQANLKPGEPRHCGNLKDNWFDENLLISPLNPDCESHFAFNYDGTIKPAQEDDQKAINTIEKLGLNLNKLKALRKAAIDPFLDEEIDNAQLKVFVNGYLCLDDQQRYNPFWTTIKYLFSDLIE, translated from the coding sequence ATGAAGTATATTAGAAAAAGACAAGAACCACCAGAGTTTAAGAATTGGAAAGAGCAAGCTAACTCAGATTGGCAGCCCGACTTTAGAAATTTAGCGGGAAAACCAAAAGAAATACTAATTAAAGCTTTGATGACAGAACAGGGGGAAATATGTTGTTATTGTGAAAATCGATTGATTGATGGTAAATGGCATATAGAACATTTTAAACCTCAAAGTGATCCCAGTGTTGATCCCCTAGATTATGCCAATTTGCTATGTTCCTGTCAGGCAAATCTTAAGCCTGGTGAACCTCGGCACTGTGGTAATCTAAAAGATAACTGGTTTGATGAAAATCTCTTAATCTCTCCACTTAATCCCGATTGTGAGTCTCACTTTGCCTTTAACTATGATGGTACAATTAAACCTGCACAAGAAGATGATCAAAAAGCAATTAATACTATCGAAAAGTTGGGATTAAACCTCAATAAACTCAAGGCACTTCGTAAGGCAGCCATCGATCCTTTTTTGGATGAGGAGATAGATAATGCTCAATTAAAAGTTTTTGTCAATGGATATTTATGCTTAGATGATCAACAAAGATACAATCCTTTCTGGACAACAATCAAATATTTGTTCAGTGATTTAATTGAATAA
- a CDS encoding alpha/beta fold hydrolase: MPQRQTFTNNSMEISYLQWSDRGIPLLLLHGMADHALVWSSLGDYLSSNYQVIAPDLRGHGESDKPATGYHFQDYISDLRALINHLGWTQAHILGHSWSAKIAAIWATKQPEVFKSLILVDPFFIDKMPSWMRITFPILYQVLPFLKITRSFDSYQSIEAIARQLKQYKGWSNLQQEVFKNAIEQKADGSWSSKFTLSARGEIFEDVMGFAGLTKALDIPSLLILPQQGLNRTAWQIQSYKKYLKSLEIKKIPGNHWAFLGEPETFNQAVAEFLSVQENDDV; this comes from the coding sequence ATGCCACAACGCCAGACTTTTACCAATAACTCGATGGAAATTTCCTATTTACAATGGAGCGATCGAGGTATACCTCTATTATTATTGCACGGCATGGCGGATCATGCTTTGGTTTGGTCAAGTTTGGGCGATTATTTAAGCTCAAATTATCAAGTTATTGCTCCAGATTTGCGGGGACATGGGGAAAGCGATAAACCGGCAACTGGTTATCACTTTCAGGATTATATCAGCGATTTAAGGGCTTTAATTAATCATTTAGGTTGGACGCAAGCACATATTTTAGGTCATTCTTGGAGTGCTAAAATAGCGGCAATTTGGGCAACTAAACAGCCGGAAGTATTTAAGAGTTTAATTTTAGTCGATCCCTTTTTTATCGATAAAATGCCTAGTTGGATGAGGATAACTTTTCCAATTCTCTATCAAGTTTTGCCCTTTTTAAAGATTACTCGTTCCTTTGATAGTTATCAGAGCATAGAAGCGATCGCTCGTCAATTAAAACAATATAAAGGTTGGTCAAATTTACAGCAAGAGGTGTTTAAAAATGCCATCGAACAAAAAGCGGATGGCAGTTGGAGCAGTAAATTTACTTTATCGGCACGCGGGGAAATTTTTGAGGATGTCATGGGGTTTGCCGGATTAACTAAAGCTTTAGATATTCCCAGTTTATTGATCCTTCCTCAACAGGGATTAAATCGCACTGCTTGGCAAATTCAATCCTATAAAAAGTATTTAAAGTCTCTAGAAATTAAAAAGATACCGGGTAATCATTGGGCATTTTTAGGGGAACCTGAAACTTTTAATCAAGCGGTGGCTGAGTTTTTATCCGTTCAGGAAAATGACGATGTTTAA
- a CDS encoding hemolysin family protein: MFSATTEILVIFFLILLNGVFALSEIAIVSARKVRLEQLARDDRRAAVALKLANDPNQILSTVQIGITLVGIFAGAYGGANLSASVAKLLAQVPVLAPYNQALGLGLVVLIITYLSLVVGELVPKRLGLSNPEKIAILVAGPLDRLSKIVSPVVHLLSQSTNLILSLLGISGDNNDSPITEEELKIMLKQGTEAGTFEEAEQDMVERVLGLGDRRVSQIMTTRPDVVWLDLEDGAEINRQKLIESNHTRFPVCQGSLDEVLGVIEVTDLLADCLNGESFDLTKDLQQPLFVPESTRGLKVLELVQQSGHHIALVVDEYGVIQGLVTRKDILEAIVGDLPQLDNIEDAQIVQREDGSWLIDGTVAIEDFKELFEISELPGEKQGNYHTLGGFIITHLGRIPGAADHFEWQRLRLEVVDMDGNRVDKVLVTLLLDDL, from the coding sequence ATGTTCTCGGCGACTACCGAAATTCTTGTTATCTTCTTCCTGATCCTCCTCAATGGAGTCTTTGCCCTCTCGGAAATTGCCATTGTCTCGGCCCGCAAAGTCCGTTTAGAACAATTAGCCAGAGATGATCGACGGGCGGCGGTGGCCTTAAAATTGGCCAATGATCCCAATCAAATTTTATCTACGGTGCAGATTGGCATTACCCTAGTGGGAATCTTTGCCGGGGCCTACGGAGGAGCGAATTTGTCGGCAAGTGTGGCGAAATTATTAGCGCAAGTTCCTGTTTTAGCCCCCTACAATCAAGCTTTGGGATTAGGATTAGTGGTGTTAATTATTACCTATCTATCCCTGGTGGTGGGGGAATTAGTGCCGAAACGGTTAGGTTTAAGTAATCCCGAAAAAATCGCTATCCTTGTTGCCGGTCCTCTTGATCGCTTATCAAAAATTGTTTCGCCCGTTGTCCATCTTTTGAGTCAATCGACTAATCTGATTCTCAGTTTGTTGGGGATTAGCGGTGATAATAATGATTCCCCAATTACGGAAGAAGAATTGAAAATTATGCTTAAACAGGGAACCGAAGCGGGAACCTTTGAGGAAGCAGAACAGGATATGGTGGAAAGGGTGTTAGGATTGGGCGATCGCCGAGTAAGTCAGATTATGACCACGCGTCCGGATGTTGTTTGGCTAGATTTGGAAGATGGTGCCGAAATTAACCGCCAGAAGCTAATTGAGAGCAATCATACCCGTTTTCCAGTCTGTCAGGGCAGTTTAGATGAGGTTTTGGGGGTAATTGAAGTCACAGACTTATTAGCGGATTGTTTAAACGGTGAAAGTTTCGACCTAACGAAGGATTTACAACAGCCGCTTTTTGTGCCGGAAAGCACTAGGGGTTTAAAGGTTTTAGAATTGGTGCAGCAAAGTGGTCATCATATTGCCTTGGTAGTGGATGAGTACGGGGTGATTCAAGGATTGGTGACGCGCAAGGATATTTTAGAGGCAATTGTCGGCGATTTACCCCAATTAGATAATATTGAAGATGCTCAGATCGTGCAGCGGGAAGATGGTTCTTGGTTGATCGATGGCACAGTGGCGATCGAAGATTTTAAAGAATTATTTGAAATCAGTGAATTACCCGGGGAAAAACAGGGCAATTATCACACTTTAGGGGGTTTTATTATTACCCATCTTGGCAGGATTCCGGGGGCTGCTGATCATTTTGAATGGCAAAGGTTGCGTTTGGAAGTGGTGGATATGGACGGTAATCGCGTCGATAAGGTGTTAGTAACGCTATTGTTGGATGATTTGTAA
- the hemB gene encoding porphobilinogen synthase: MFPIHRPRRLRQTPQMRRLVSETVLTANDFIYPLFATTGEGIAQEVKSMPGVYQLSIDKIVNEAKEVRDLGIPAIILFGLPESKDTEATGAWHDHGIVQKAATAIKEAVPDLLIVADTCLCEYTNHGHCGYLQTGDLTGRVLNDPTLELLQKTAVSQVKAGVDIIAPSGMMDGFVQAIRQGLDEAGYSDTPILSYTAKYASAYYGPFRDAADSTPQFGDRRTYQMDPGNAREALKEVELDVLEGADMLMVKPALSYMDIIWRIKEMTNLPVAAYNVSGEYSMIKAAALNGWIDEKRVTLETLTSFKRAGADIILTYHAKDAVRWLAEG; encoded by the coding sequence ATGTTTCCTATTCATCGCCCCCGTCGTCTGCGTCAAACCCCTCAAATGCGCCGTCTGGTGAGTGAAACCGTCTTGACAGCCAATGACTTTATCTATCCCCTTTTCGCCACGACGGGGGAAGGTATCGCTCAGGAAGTGAAATCGATGCCGGGGGTGTACCAATTATCAATCGATAAAATTGTTAACGAAGCCAAGGAAGTGCGTGATTTAGGAATCCCAGCGATTATTTTATTCGGGCTGCCAGAAAGTAAAGACACAGAGGCGACGGGAGCGTGGCACGATCATGGTATTGTGCAAAAAGCGGCCACAGCAATTAAAGAGGCAGTTCCCGATCTACTCATTGTCGCCGATACTTGTTTGTGTGAATATACCAACCACGGTCATTGTGGTTATCTGCAAACGGGAGATTTAACCGGCAGGGTGTTAAACGATCCCACTCTGGAATTATTGCAAAAAACCGCCGTTTCCCAGGTAAAAGCAGGAGTGGATATCATTGCACCTTCGGGAATGATGGATGGTTTTGTGCAGGCAATTCGTCAAGGATTGGATGAGGCGGGTTATAGTGATACACCGATTCTTTCCTATACGGCTAAATATGCCTCTGCCTATTATGGTCCGTTTCGGGATGCGGCGGATTCTACCCCCCAATTTGGCGATCGCAGAACCTACCAAATGGATCCGGGTAATGCCAGGGAAGCTTTAAAAGAGGTGGAATTAGATGTATTAGAGGGAGCAGATATGTTAATGGTTAAACCTGCTCTATCTTATATGGATATTATCTGGAGAATCAAGGAAATGACTAATTTACCCGTGGCTGCCTACAATGTATCGGGGGAATATTCAATGATTAAAGCGGCGGCGTTAAATGGCTGGATTGACGAAAAACGGGTGACTTTAGAGACTTTAACCAGCTTTAAACGGGCGGGGGCTGATATTATCTTAACCTACCACGCTAAGGATGCCGTGCGCTGGTTAGCAGAGGGTTAA
- a CDS encoding proton extrusion protein PcxA — MNLNRILQGVNQWLLQTPERSLDEAYHAALKIKEIEDKHFQGRKVANGFSNYGSSTNSYFISEVKGYLQKIKVRLTEFKASRSIVNTFGPNQPTINNGVITVTTDVCLKKLQFIDSVIGKYQDNYWQEDIQDVPKSLQNRNFEQETSKNKTSRNRSFLAAGSPEEEEIIKSNKSQKATEKPGVLPRSFVNTFNRIKQEIDPQAEESEEAVLKKFRNSRYKTAISLKFILLLIIVPLLTQQLTKTFLITPLVNKYFQQQEQFIFINQDLEEEAFSELRRFEEALHFRGMIGLAPKLSNEEIEGEITKKAAVLSEEFRQRGLNAIANIFADICSLIAFGFVVAFSRREIEIVKSFLDGILYNLSDSAKAFLIILFTDIFVGFHSPHGWEVILEGLSRHFGLPENREFNFLFIATFPVILDTVLKYWIFRYLNRISPSAVATYRNMNE, encoded by the coding sequence ATGAATCTTAATCGGATTTTACAAGGTGTTAATCAATGGTTATTACAAACTCCTGAACGTTCTTTAGATGAGGCGTATCATGCAGCTTTGAAGATTAAGGAGATAGAAGACAAGCATTTTCAAGGGCGAAAAGTGGCCAATGGGTTCTCGAATTATGGCAGCAGCACTAATTCCTATTTTATCTCAGAAGTTAAAGGTTATCTGCAAAAAATTAAAGTCAGATTGACGGAGTTTAAAGCTAGTCGCTCGATCGTTAATACCTTTGGACCAAATCAACCGACAATTAATAATGGGGTGATTACTGTCACCACAGATGTTTGTCTGAAAAAACTTCAGTTTATCGATAGTGTTATCGGAAAATATCAAGATAATTATTGGCAAGAAGATATTCAAGATGTACCCAAAAGTCTCCAGAACCGAAATTTTGAGCAGGAAACATCTAAAAATAAAACTTCGAGAAATCGCTCTTTTTTAGCGGCCGGTAGTCCTGAAGAGGAGGAAATAATCAAAAGTAATAAATCCCAAAAAGCTACGGAAAAACCGGGGGTTTTACCCCGTTCTTTTGTCAATACTTTTAATCGCATTAAACAGGAAATCGATCCGCAAGCGGAGGAATCGGAGGAGGCAGTTTTAAAGAAATTTCGCAACTCTCGTTATAAAACCGCCATTTCTCTCAAGTTTATTTTACTGTTAATTATTGTTCCTTTATTAACCCAACAATTAACCAAAACTTTCCTGATTACCCCCTTGGTTAATAAATATTTCCAACAACAGGAACAGTTTATTTTTATCAATCAGGATTTAGAAGAAGAGGCTTTTTCGGAATTGAGAAGATTTGAGGAAGCTTTACATTTTCGAGGTATGATTGGTTTAGCACCCAAATTATCTAACGAAGAAATCGAGGGAGAAATTACTAAAAAAGCGGCGGTACTAAGTGAAGAATTTCGCCAACGAGGTTTAAATGCGATCGCTAATATTTTCGCCGATATTTGTTCCTTGATTGCCTTTGGTTTTGTTGTCGCTTTTAGTCGTCGAGAAATCGAGATTGTCAAGTCTTTTCTCGATGGCATTCTCTATAATCTTAGCGATTCAGCTAAGGCTTTTTTAATTATTCTCTTTACCGATATATTTGTCGGTTTCCACTCTCCCCACGGTTGGGAAGTGATCCTAGAAGGGTTAAGTCGTCATTTCGGTTTACCGGAAAATCGCGAGTTTAATTTTCTCTTTATCGCCACTTTTCCCGTGATCTTGGATACAGTCTTAAAATATTGGATTTTCCGTTATCTCAATCGCATTTCTCCCTCGGCAGTGGCTACCTATCGTAATATGAATGAATAG
- a CDS encoding lipid-A-disaccharide synthase-related protein — translation MLKQVLFLSNGHGEDLNASLIVGELQKIQPQLSIAALPLVGEGKAYQKLPVPIIAPTATMPSGGIIYTNPFNWIKDIGAGLISLTIKQIQAAFKVSKNCDLLIAVGDIVPIAIARLTGRPFVAFIVSTSSYYEGTIKLPLLTELCLRSKNCLRVFTRDKYTATDLQNRGIKKAIFAGYPIMDVLTPTGKDLELDSQIPMIALLAGSRLPEALSNLALQLKVCEEIVKIKPMQFRAAIIPSIRETDLENLAKQEGWHYLGAGKLEKNGALLCCYRDAFADILHHCDACLAMAGTAVEQAVGLGKPVLQIPGFGPQFTYPFAEAQMRLLGESVITIGKKPTEVNLFKNAAVKIIDILADSRYLHRCLENGKIRVGESGGSRKIAEEIYINLGC, via the coding sequence ATGCTTAAACAGGTTTTATTTCTTAGTAATGGTCATGGCGAGGATTTAAATGCTAGTTTAATTGTGGGGGAATTACAAAAAATTCAGCCCCAATTATCTATAGCTGCTTTGCCTTTAGTGGGAGAGGGAAAAGCTTATCAAAAATTGCCAGTACCAATTATTGCCCCCACTGCCACTATGCCATCGGGGGGAATTATTTATACCAATCCTTTTAATTGGATTAAAGATATTGGCGCGGGATTAATTAGTCTAACTATTAAACAAATTCAGGCAGCTTTTAAAGTTAGCAAGAATTGTGATTTATTGATAGCAGTGGGGGATATTGTGCCGATTGCGATCGCTCGTTTAACCGGTCGTCCTTTTGTGGCTTTTATTGTTTCTACTTCCAGTTATTACGAAGGTACAATTAAATTACCTTTACTCACAGAATTATGCTTAAGATCGAAGAATTGTTTAAGGGTTTTCACTAGGGATAAATATACAGCAACAGATTTACAAAATCGGGGTATTAAAAAAGCGATTTTTGCTGGTTATCCAATTATGGATGTGTTAACACCAACGGGTAAAGATTTAGAATTAGATAGTCAAATTCCCATGATTGCTTTATTAGCGGGGAGTCGTTTACCTGAAGCTTTGAGTAATTTAGCTTTACAGTTAAAAGTCTGTGAGGAAATAGTTAAAATTAAACCGATGCAGTTTCGGGCTGCTATCATTCCTAGCATCAGAGAAACCGACTTAGAAAATTTGGCTAAACAAGAGGGATGGCATTATTTAGGAGCGGGAAAATTAGAGAAAAATGGGGCTTTATTGTGCTGTTATCGTGATGCTTTTGCCGATATTCTACACCATTGTGACGCTTGTTTAGCCATGGCGGGGACAGCAGTAGAACAAGCGGTAGGATTAGGAAAACCCGTCCTACAAATACCCGGATTTGGTCCCCAATTTACCTACCCTTTTGCTGAGGCACAAATGCGCTTATTAGGGGAATCGGTGATAACTATTGGAAAGAAACCCACGGAGGTAAATTTATTTAAAAATGCTGCGGTTAAAATTATCGATATTTTGGCAGATTCTCGTTATTTACACAGATGTTTAGAGAATGGCAAAATTAGAGTGGGAGAGTCCGGAGGTAGCAGGAAGATTGCCGAGGAAATTTATATAAACTTAGGGTGTTAG
- a CDS encoding glycosyl hydrolase family 57 gives MIATPVSSKSNAITEIRPGLPTICGWEQEIAAIVNHDDPIFLRTTNLKLDNIKAGFACALHMHQPTIPAGVNGELICNLQHMFENQGDGDNHNASVFAWCYSRMGDFIPELVAEGCNPRIMLDYSGNLLWGLVQMGRQDILDKLKLITCNSQYQPFVEWLGTMWSHAVAPSTPIPDLKLQMQAWQTYFASIFGLDALKRVKGFSPPEMHLPNHPDTLYEYIKALKECGYRWLLVQEHSVENLDGSGLSQEQKYIPNRLVARNSRGEVIAITALIKTQGSDTKLVAQMQPYHEAKCRGKQQIGGVWVPSLGSQIADGENGGVMMNEFPRDFPNPWREMQGGSSVAGFNGTEYLELIEAAGVNPEDYPAIQAVHQHKIWQRVNPDAATPEAVEQAIAELKQSDHRFSMDGASWTNDLSWVRGYENVLEPMNQLSAQFHEKYDPLVQADPSFTRRPDYLEALLYNLLVQTSCFRYWGQGTWTDYARTLYARGAALTR, from the coding sequence ATGATCGCTACACCCGTATCATCGAAATCGAACGCTATCACGGAAATCCGCCCCGGACTACCGACTATTTGCGGTTGGGAACAGGAAATCGCAGCGATTGTCAATCACGATGATCCGATCTTTTTACGGACAACAAATCTCAAATTAGACAATATTAAGGCTGGTTTTGCCTGTGCTTTGCATATGCACCAACCCACCATCCCCGCGGGTGTTAACGGTGAATTAATCTGCAATCTCCAGCATATGTTCGAGAATCAGGGGGATGGTGATAACCATAATGCCAGCGTTTTTGCCTGGTGTTACAGTCGCATGGGCGATTTTATCCCAGAATTGGTGGCGGAAGGCTGTAATCCCCGGATTATGCTCGATTATTCCGGCAATCTCCTCTGGGGTTTGGTACAGATGGGACGGCAGGATATCCTCGATAAACTCAAATTAATCACCTGTAACAGTCAATATCAACCATTTGTGGAATGGTTGGGGACGATGTGGAGTCATGCGGTGGCCCCTTCCACACCGATTCCCGATCTAAAATTACAGATGCAAGCATGGCAAACCTATTTTGCCTCGATTTTTGGTCTGGATGCCCTAAAACGAGTCAAAGGGTTCTCTCCCCCGGAAATGCACCTTCCTAACCATCCTGATACCCTCTACGAGTATATTAAAGCTCTGAAAGAATGCGGCTATCGTTGGTTATTGGTACAGGAACACTCGGTGGAAAATCTCGACGGTTCGGGATTGAGTCAGGAACAAAAATATATTCCTAATCGCCTGGTGGCCCGTAATTCTCGCGGTGAAGTGATTGCGATTACTGCTTTGATTAAAACCCAGGGTTCCGACACCAAATTAGTTGCCCAAATGCAACCCTACCACGAGGCCAAATGCCGCGGTAAACAGCAAATCGGTGGCGTTTGGGTTCCTTCCCTAGGTTCCCAGATTGCCGACGGTGAAAATGGTGGCGTGATGATGAATGAATTTCCTCGCGATTTTCCCAATCCTTGGCGGGAAATGCAGGGGGGTTCCAGTGTGGCAGGATTTAACGGTACGGAATATCTGGAGTTAATCGAGGCTGCTGGCGTTAATCCCGAAGATTATCCGGCAATTCAAGCCGTACACCAGCATAAAATCTGGCAGCGAGTTAATCCCGATGCCGCTACCCCAGAAGCGGTAGAACAGGCGATCGCTGAGTTAAAACAGTCCGACCACCGTTTTAGCATGGATGGGGCCTCTTGGACAAATGATCTCAGTTGGGTGCGCGGTTACGAAAATGTCCTCGAACCGATGAACCAATTAAGCGCTCAATTCCACGAGAAATATGATCCTTTAGTACAGGCGGATCCTAGTTTTACCCGACGACCGGATTATCTGGAGGCACTGCTTTATAATTTGCTTGTGCAAACCAGTTGTTTCCGTTATTGGGGCCAGGGTACTTGGACCGATTATGCCCGCACTTTATACGCAAGAGGCGCGGCCTTAACCCGCTAG
- a CDS encoding Rpn family recombination-promoting nuclease/putative transposase: protein MKTDTIFYQLLQTFPGLIFELLGESTQKAENYQFSSREIKELARRFDGIFLPTTAAPELIIYFVEVQFQDKSDFYWRFLTEIVIYLNQYKPVQDWIAVALFASRDLDNNFPYQLRGFEITGQIRRIYLDELIDNLDPSLGLGIIQLIVATPQLAQQRGKPLLEKAIAEIDDLVFQQKVIELIERTLAYKFTNLSRTELEAMFGLDDLRQTRLYQEAKQEGREEAKTEAIAGLLALGLSIEQIATALQLESTKVQETAARLSSQN, encoded by the coding sequence GTGAAGACCGATACAATTTTTTATCAACTCTTGCAAACTTTTCCGGGGTTAATTTTTGAATTACTGGGAGAATCAACCCAGAAAGCTGAAAATTATCAATTCTCCTCCCGAGAAATCAAAGAATTAGCGCGTCGTTTTGACGGTATTTTTTTACCGACCACAGCAGCACCGGAACTAATTATTTACTTTGTTGAAGTGCAATTTCAGGATAAAAGTGATTTTTATTGGCGGTTTTTAACAGAAATTGTCATCTATCTCAATCAGTATAAACCCGTTCAGGATTGGATAGCTGTCGCTTTATTTGCCTCCAGGGATCTCGATAATAACTTTCCCTATCAACTGCGGGGATTTGAGATAACGGGACAGATCAGACGTATTTATTTAGATGAATTAATCGATAATCTCGATCCGTCTCTGGGTTTAGGAATTATTCAGTTAATCGTCGCTACACCCCAATTAGCACAGCAACGAGGGAAACCACTTTTAGAAAAAGCGATCGCTGAAATTGATGATCTAGTTTTCCAGCAAAAAGTTATAGAATTAATTGAAAGAACCTTAGCCTATAAATTTACTAATCTTAGTCGCACGGAGTTAGAAGCTATGTTCGGATTAGATGATCTCAGACAAACTCGACTTTATCAAGAAGCTAAACAAGAAGGTCGTGAAGAAGCTAAAACTGAAGCGATCGCTGGTTTACTAGCTTTAGGTTTAAGTATAGAACAGATTGCCACTGCTTTGCAATTAGAATCTACCAAAGTACAAGAGACAGCGGCAAGATTATCCTCCCAAAATTAG